GAACGAATAGTAGGGTAGGGATCTAGATTATTGGTTATGCGTTCTACGTAAAATTCAATAACTTTTATCCAAATTATATATTGTTAAAAAATCTATTTAATATGTATGAATAATCTACTTCAAACTTAATAAGGTGTCATGTCTTTAGAAGCTAAAAACCTATAATCTTAAAATTTTGAATTCACCTCTAACAAAAGATTGATGCACAAAAATGTTAACAGAGTTAATTGCTTGAAGTATGCACAGTCAGTCTTATATAGTACTTTTCAGAAGGAAAATCGGATTTACTTAGGACACTCCAGCACAACCCTTGTCTGTGCTAATTgagagttgagattttcagaaaaATGCTTTGACGCAATTCATCGACATTCTCAGGTCTATTTCGTATGAATAAATCAAAGAATGTCGTGTATCTAGTAAAAGTAAAAGAGCTGGAATTTCTTGCTGAAACTGTAAAGTAGGTTTTATTGGGCAAATTTACATATGGCAACATTATCACACAACTTAATTGCACAAAAACTCCATTGTTCTATGGAATCTTACATTTAGCCTCCTTTAGAAGTTCAAAAATATGGAAACCAATTGATAatgcataataataataataataatactaataataataataataataataatcataagCGGTAGCCTGTAGTTCAATTGTTGAGTTCGtgatttatgttttttttttactttacatTAAATTAATGAATGCATGACATTTATTTATCATGTTACACATTTATTACAAAATCGCGTTTAATTAATATATACTTCATTTTAATTTATCACTACCGATAGCATCTTAATATTGTTTTGGTGTAAATATAGATTATGATTAACTTTTTTTCTATGACTTATAAATATAATTTGTGATTAAGTTTTTTTCTATGACTTATAAATGGCATAAGCCATGCCATTTTTATACATTGAATCCGTAGATATGGTTTCAAATTTAGTGGGAAAACTTActtataaattaatttttaaaaagcCTTAATCGTATACCTACTTTTTGCATGACAAAAAAGAGAAACTTAGTgtgcgtttggacataagaattgtaaaattcagaaaaaaagtaaatatttttttttcaagtaaaaatggtatttgaaaattagagttgtatttagacatgtatataattttgggttgtttttgaatttttgtgattgatctgagtgaaaattttgaaaaacgactttttggagtttttcaaattttcgacaaatttaaaaattcatcttcaaatgaaaattgaaaaatttatgaccaaacactgatttcgaaaaaaaaaaaattcatggcCAAATGGtctcttaattttattttaaaaggtaaAATTGAAATTTGCTCAACGTGTATCTCTAATCAAAGCAATCTCGAAACTCTCCAAAAATCAGTCCAGACTCTAGAGAGGctaatagcatgtttggccaagctggagaaatcaacttattttgagaagtgcttttgaaaaaagtacttttggagagaatcaGTTTGTGTTTACCTTATCAGTATGAAAAGTccttttgagaaataatttgtgtttggccaagctttttagaaagtgcttttaagtgtcaaattacgaataaggacatgaatagatttacttaataattaatattataagtaaataaataatatcaaaattttgttattacatgcaataattaaaaaaaatcattttatttaagtaaaatatgaaaataaaattaaaaagtacttaattcttttaatataagttaaatatattaaaattccttcaacaaatataaaagcattcacccctaaagtcactatatattagaaagtttcctaaaaataagaagaaatatttataaattaatatcctaagtattaggtttaagggttattttggtatatactatattttgttaagggtataTTAAGTAAGAAGAAAAGTCAAAACTGCTTTTGCTTgtgcttttggaaagaagctacttttttctgtttctctgaaactgcttcttcccaaaagcactttttcccccaaataagcttggccaaacacctcaaattaggaaaaaaaagtacttttgggaaaaaaaatactttttttgtcTTGAGAAGCTTGGTCAAACATGCTATAAGAGTCCATCTGGCCAAGGTGCTAAAAActacttattttgaaaagtacttttgttCAAAAGTGCTTTTTCAAAAAGTACTTATGCAAATTAACAATTTGCTTGGCCAATTAATTTGAGTATTGTTTATTGCAAGCACATTATGTTTGGCTAATTTTtctaaaaagtacttttaagtatCAAATTGCGAAAAAGGACAATATGATTCAGTTTGCAAAGTATtagtataattaaaaataaaaataaatttcattatttgttataaagtaattcaattaaaatataaattaatttaaaatataaataaagattCTAATTATTATAGTTATTCCAaagtaaaatataaaaaatagttaTTCCAAAGTAAAAACATTGagtattattattacttattgtttacatgaTAATTTAAATATATCAAAAAGCATCATTCAATATAAATTTAAAATATGCTCTTATGAGACTACTTCAAAGAAGAATaggagaaaaagaataaaaatataattaaaataaaaaagagaagaaatgtatggtagaaataaaaataaaaagaaaaaggaaaaggttaACTTAATGAGGGATCATTTGAGAaatataaatttattttaatgttatttttgTCGTGAACAAATTACTTTTTTGCTTCTGCTTCTTGGAAGAAGATAGAATTTATAGCTTCTCCCCAAAAGCAGAAAGAGTATTTCTGCTGctactcaaaaacacttttttattTTGGCCAAATGCCTCAAAATTtccaaaattactttttttttacacaaaaatatttttggccTCCAacaagcttggccaaacaggctccaAAAACTTATGGATGTACATCTCATAGTGAATTGTAATAAATTCATAAGATTTATGTTCAGTCTTTGATAAGTTATGCCTTGTTCAGCACATATAGCATTTGGGTGAATTTATTTTTTTGGtaactaaatatttttatttatcatCAAAAGGAGCTTTACAAATCAATAGCTAAACTACCACAGTTAGCTAATCTTTCTGATCATTCTCTATAGCTACTAGATTCTAAAAGTATATACTATTTCTCTAGTTTTTGCTGCTGCTCTAATACTACAAATGCAAGCAATTTTTTTCGCTATTGATTCACTATTTCTCTCTATCCATATGCTATGAACATATTCTACATATATCATCTTAAATATCTGTGCAGTTCAAATCTTTCCTTTAGCTCTTCTAATTATCTTGAAAAAAGAGTTTGTCTCCACTATTTAGAAAAATTAATGAAATTGAGAGTTTGGACACACTTCACTTAAAAAAAACTTGTTAAATTAAAATGGTATAAGTAAAGGTTAATGACTCACTTAAAATATATTTTctgaatttattttaaaatttgacacaaaTTTAAATATTCGTACTTCTGagaaaaaatatttaatacttataaaaaatagtaaaatactaTGTACTACTTCTTGCATTTCAAGTTATGaagagcccgtttggccaagctgccaaaatctgcttattttgaaaaatacttttttcAGAACTTTTGGAAAAAAATAGTTTGTGTTTGGCCTAAGAAGCACTTTTTGTAATATTTGGTAAACAAATTGCGTTTGGCAAATCTTCTAAAAGTACTTTTGAGTGTCGAATTACCAAAAAGAATAGTACTAAGGTCTTATAATTCTTTTAAATAGAAAAATAAACTCAAATATTTATCGTAAgagacttttattattttttattttatttaattaaaatataaaacataaagtaaaCAAACATATTAAAGATTTAAATCAATTTTACATATATAGTTACATCAAAACATATATTATTATCTAGTATAATGACTTATTGTTACATGATGATTTGAATAATCAAAATACATCATTTAGTATGAATTAGAAGTCTATTTCATAAATTACTATATATTGATAATCTACCATGAAATAATAAGTAAAGTCACTCACACATGATAATATTTCTCAATAATTTCATCTCTACATCTATCACACACTGCCTCCATATTAGCAGAAGACTTGCCTtgcatttctaaaggaatatcagAAGGCCCAACTCCTTCATCAATCTCTATAGGGATGTCTTTATTAGCATAATAATTGAATTTCTTATCGGTAGAAGAATATCGTCGGATGAAACTATGTAGCCATGATAATTGTAACTAGATGATTCTGAGTGTCAAACTTAAAAGATGGCATTGGGTAATAtagaaataattttaaatatataaaaataatttttttgtaaaaaaatagTTAAGTATATTTAAATCCAATTCAAAAagagtaactaattattaacaacacataatgtataatttatttttttaaatttaaattaaaaaaaactaattagtATTACCTAACCTTACTAACTTTGTCCTACATTGCCAAGTGGCCTATTGTCAtgctgccacttggcttaatgtgTGATGCTTTTTCTTCTTATGTTAATAATATAAAATAGATTATGCAATGCAATTGTGAATTTATTACTATTTGTAGGTAATTTTCACAAATTAGATTTGATAATTATTTTAAAGATTCGGGAACTAACAACATATAACAGAAGAAATTATAGATGATTATTTGTAAGAAGAGAATTGATAATCCAAAAAGAATGTAGATAATTTGCTTTAGtgtgaaaaaagaataaaataattttgaaagttaCAAGACattacacaaaaaaaaaatcaaaaacaaaaaagtCAATAAAGAATTTAGAAAGTTACAATATGATTCGTGTATATGATATCTTTAATTTTAAAAGAATGATAAAactagaaacaaaaataaaaagaaaaacttaaATTAGTAAGGGATAATTtggaaaatataaatttattgtgaggatagttttgtcttgaataaattaatttttcactTCTGCTTCTTGGAAAAAGCTAGAATTTTCTGCTTTTTCCCAAAAGCAGAAAAACTGCTTATGTTGCTGGCCAAAAGTATTTTTCTGTATTGGCCAAACAACTTAaatttttaaaaagtacttttttgaagGAAAAAAGTATATTTAGCCTCCCAGAAGCTTGACCAAACAAGCTCGAAGTATAGATCATTGGACCGAATTTTATAatggaagatttttttttttgtaaattgtAAAATTATGATTTAAGCATATCATAAGATTCATGTGATTATAAATTATactaatttaaattatttttttaattactgAAAGATGTCATTCTAATTAAAACAATAACACATAGAAATAAGGAGACATGAATACATGAACTCATATTTCTACTAACGCTCttatttttaaattataattaattaatataCATTCTCATATTATTTATTATATGTGACCTAaccatacaacaacaacaaatctagTATGATCCTAACAGTTGGTTAAAgagggtagtctgtacgcagaccttacccttacctaatacagatagagaggttgtttccaatagaccttcGGCTCGGGAAGggtaagaagaagaaaaggaaagcaaaggaagaagaaagaaggaagaaaaaagaaaaagaaaaaggaaagataaAGGATAAGTAGTACCAATAATAACAATAGGGAATACACTACCTGAGGTGAACAAAATCACATAGCGTAATAAAAATCTAATAATACAAAGGGATATGCATATTACTAAAACTATCGATGAACAACTAAAAACTACCTACTAATCTTCTACCTTAATCCTTGACCTCCACGCCTTACACGTGACTTAACcataatatattaaaataatttaGTGTAAAGAGAATAATATTTACTTTTATTTAATGATACACGGCCCCTCCATCGTCTAAAGAGAGCAGCCTAGTCAAACCCCTTCAGTCACTCATTTATCGTACTGTTTCTACCTACGTAGTACTATACTATCTTTAGACCGAAAACACAGAATCTAATCCATGGCCGTCCCCTACCCAATAATAAAGTTTACTTCTCACTTTCTATCTCCTCCATATTCCTTCCTCCTCCACTTCTTCTTACCTTAACCCTCACCTCCCATATCTTTTCACCTTCCAATTATGGCAACTCTGCAAAAATTCAAGCTCTTAGCGACTCAATGTGCTGTAGCAGCAGGAAGCCCAACTCGAAGCCCAACAACTAGCCCAGTCATTCACCTCCGCCGCCGTAAAACTCTCCGAATGCTCCTCACCCGCAGCGGCAACGTCGGCAGCGACGGAGGAAGTGATCGACGGCTATTGTCAGAGGACGATGCGTCACCGGATGGGATTTTCAGCGACGGAGATTCGCCGGATAAAAAGGAAGTTGTGGTGAGAAACAAGCTTAAGGATTTGTTCGTTTCGTCGCCGGAACATTCGAGAGAGGGATTTTCACCGGAAATTTCTAGTGCCGGCGGTAGTATTGGATCGGCAGTTCGGAGAATTCGGCCTTTGACGGCGACTTTCCGGCAACGGTTGCTTAGGAGGGTTTGGAGACCTATGCTTGTGAGTATACCTGAATAATTAAATTGGAATATATTGTATTAGCGCTAATTTCGCCGATTAGAGAATAAATAAAGTAAATTTTGTATCCTATTTGATTTCAGTTCTTCAGAATTTTTGTAATTGCACTACTATCGTTTCAAACTAAAAAATTAGAATCTGTTTGAGTCGATTTCAAAGATG
This genomic stretch from Nicotiana sylvestris chromosome 9, ASM39365v2, whole genome shotgun sequence harbors:
- the LOC104220464 gene encoding uncharacterized protein, which gives rise to MATLQKFKLLATQCAVAAGSPTRSPTTSPVIHLRRRKTLRMLLTRSGNVGSDGGSDRRLLSEDDASPDGIFSDGDSPDKKEVVVRNKLKDLFVSSPEHSREGFSPEISSAGGSIGSAVRRIRPLTATFRQRLLRRVWRPMLVSIPE